In Nostoc piscinale CENA21, the genomic stretch CAAATAACTTTTATCTTCTGGTGTCCAACCTAATACAGAGGGAAATTTAGGATCTACTGATTCTGCGATTGTTTGGACTTTTACTTCATAATCATTCAACCCAATAAAAACCCGATCAGCTTGTAAAAATTGCCTAACTTCCGAGACGGTAGTTTGAAGAATTTGTTCTAAATTCAGGGAAGAGCGAATTCTAACTAGAGTTTCCGTCAACAAGCGATCGCGTTGTGCTGTCAATCGCATTTGGGCTTCTGCTTGCTTACGGGCGGTAATATCATGATTAATGGCTAAAATACATGGTACGCCATCTAAATCAATCACATCGGCAGAAAGTAGTGTTGTGCGTACTTCGCCGGACTTGCGCCGAAACGTAAATTCTAAGTTGCGGATGGCTCCCTTGGTTTGCAAATCTGCCAATAATTGAGTGCGATCGCTTTCATTTACCCAGATTTTTAAATCAAAGGCTGTATGACCAATTACTTCATTCTGCTCATAGCCTGATAGCTGCATAAAACTATCATTCACCTCAATGAAGCGTCCTTCCTTAAGGGTACTAATACTAATTGGATCTGGACTGCAATTAAAAGCTTTAGAAAACTTTTGTGCTAAATTTCGTAGTGAAGTTTCTGCTTGTTTACGCTCGGTAATATCTCGAACAATGGCTAACACTTCATCAGCGCCACTAACTACTAACCGCGCTTCAAAATCACGAATACCTTGGGGTGTTGCCAATTGATATTCGCAAGTTTGTAAAGTGCCAGCATCCAAAGTTTTCGCAATGGTTTCTTGTCCAATTAAGGCTATATCATTTGGTAATAAATCTCGCATATTTTTACCAACTATCTCTTCTTTCGTTAAAGTGAGACTGATACCATCACCTTTCAAATCAAGATATTCACCATCACGACTCAAGCGAAACATCAAATCTGGAATTGCTGCCAAAATTGCTTGATACCTCGCCTCACTAGCGCGTAACTCTTCTTCGGTGTGTTTTCTAGATGTAATATCTATCACTAAGCCATTGCAGAGAATATCACCGTTGGCTTCTGCTTCTAGTTGGCAAGCTCCCTGAATATACTTGAGTTTACCACTAGGAGTCATAATTCTGCCTTCCCAATGCCAAGGTTTAAGTGTGGCAAAAGCTACAGCTAGAGATTTTTTAAACTTAGTTCTATCTTCCGGGTGAATTAGCTGGTATAAGATTTGCCAGTCTGCTTGAATTAGTTCTGGTTCTAATTCTGACAAGTCTCGACAACCAGAACTTACGTATAAAACCACCTGGGAACCATCCGCCTGTTGTCGGAATTGAAAAATCATCCCTGGTAAAATAGCAGCAATTTTGTCCAACAAAGTGATAGTCTCTGGCGGAAATTCAAGTTTACGTAGTAATTTTAAGGCTTCATTCACTATTTCACCCTTTGATACCCAACCAACTGACATGATTTGTCAAGAGATGGTAACTATGGCGACAATTTCGCTGTTGTGAACGTCAGTGCTAACAGCAGCAAAACCTAGCCTTATTTCAGGTTAATTCTTGATGGGGCGATCGCATTCACCCAATCGGGTGAACCATTGGCTTACACCACTTTGGATTGTAAATTAGTTGATGCCCGGAACAATAGCAGATAAGACAGCAAGTTGAGGCCGCAGGGGGCAGAGGGCAGGGAGTAAGGGAGAGGATTTGCAGCTTTTATTACCAATGAACATAGCGCAATTTAAATGACAATTAGCTTATTTCCTTTTGACTCTCTATTCAACTGGAGAGTTTAAAATAAAATCAGTAATCATGTCTGACTAAAAGTTTACGAATTATGTTCACCCCAACAGCAGCAAAACAAATTGGTGTAGTTGCTAAAGAAAGCGGCGTACCAATTAAAACCATTCGCTACTACGAAGAACTCGGTCTACTTAAATCATCAGGTAGAACCGAAGGCGGATTTAGATTATTTAACTCTGATGTTTTAGCACGACTCCACTTTATTAAACGCGCTCAAAGTTTAGGCTTAAGTTTGTCAGAAATTAAAGATTTTTTAAATGTTCATGATAGTGGTAAATTACCTTGTGAACATATCAAAGCGAAATTAGAAGACAAGGTAAAAGCTATTGATGAACAAATTCAACAATTAATGATTTTGCGACAAGAATTATCAGGATTACTTTCTGGTTGGGAAATCAAACCTGATCATTCTCATGCTACTATTTGCCCCATCATTGAAAATGAATAAATATCACCGATAAGAGTAAAGATTTCGATTTAGAGGTCTACAATCATTGGTGAGTCTGACTCCTGAATTCTTCAATCATCATTTAAAGTTTCAATCAATAAATCTACTTGCTTTTGTCTTTGTTGCAAAAAGCTTTCACACTGACGTAAATACTCAACAGCAGTGGCAAACTGCTCAAACACTGCTTCTAACTCTAGTTCACCCGCTTCGATGCGGGCAATAATTTTTTCAATTTCTGATACCTTCGCCTCGTAATTCACGTTTGCGATCGCTTCAGAATCCGAGGAACTTTTACGCTTAACCATTAATCTTTTAGGGTTTTAGTCGTCACTTCCATAACTTTTACTTTAACTTCTCCCTGCCCCAACTGAACCAACAATTCTTGACCAACAGTTAACTCAGTTGCATGACGGGCGATCGCACCA encodes the following:
- a CDS encoding PAS domain S-box protein, with amino-acid sequence MSVGWVSKGEIVNEALKLLRKLEFPPETITLLDKIAAILPGMIFQFRQQADGSQVVLYVSSGCRDLSELEPELIQADWQILYQLIHPEDRTKFKKSLAVAFATLKPWHWEGRIMTPSGKLKYIQGACQLEAEANGDILCNGLVIDITSRKHTEEELRASEARYQAILAAIPDLMFRLSRDGEYLDLKGDGISLTLTKEEIVGKNMRDLLPNDIALIGQETIAKTLDAGTLQTCEYQLATPQGIRDFEARLVVSGADEVLAIVRDITERKQAETSLRNLAQKFSKAFNCSPDPISISTLKEGRFIEVNDSFMQLSGYEQNEVIGHTAFDLKIWVNESDRTQLLADLQTKGAIRNLEFTFRRKSGEVRTTLLSADVIDLDGVPCILAINHDITARKQAEAQMRLTAQRDRLLTETLVRIRSSLNLEQILQTTVSEVRQFLQADRVFIGLNDYEVKVQTIAESVDPKFPSVLGWTPEDKSYLQELKTIFSTHRVRVVEDVSKITVSPKLQANYQQFQTRASLAVPIMLGEELIGALVANQCSAPRQWRSIEIDLLQQLSEQLAIAIQQAQLYQELAELNTNLERQVEERTAELQQKMQELENLQQVKDVVLHTVAHDLRTTVMGNLMVLKNLLENGGVGSRDLGVGEQSPPVLLCSHTPPETSYPAVSQSIPVPSSIIERMIQGNDRQLAMINSLLEIHCCMEQGVTINLQQVNLNTLLEKILPDLQPLLWQNQATLENLIKEDLPLIKTDPTQLQTVLLTLLIYSLQQNPPGLRLALTATVVESMIKIQIEHNGVTMSKTDSDRLFDLYVREPQAPCSTILGLKMYLCRQIIQAHGGEIGVISNRKRGLTFWFTLSVAD
- the xseB gene encoding exodeoxyribonuclease VII small subunit — protein: MVKRKSSSDSEAIANVNYEAKVSEIEKIIARIEAGELELEAVFEQFATAVEYLRQCESFLQQRQKQVDLLIETLNDD
- a CDS encoding heavy metal-responsive transcriptional regulator, giving the protein MFTPTAAKQIGVVAKESGVPIKTIRYYEELGLLKSSGRTEGGFRLFNSDVLARLHFIKRAQSLGLSLSEIKDFLNVHDSGKLPCEHIKAKLEDKVKAIDEQIQQLMILRQELSGLLSGWEIKPDHSHATICPIIENE